A genomic segment from Malus domestica chromosome 05, GDT2T_hap1 encodes:
- the LOC139196090 gene encoding uncharacterized protein translates to MRHYANKQHSEREFQVGDWVFLCLQPYRQSSVHHTNCLKLAPQFYGPSQVLARVGKVAYTLDLPPGSRIHPTFHISFLKPKLGSNVAASTALPPLSDTGLVTWTPEKVLQRGMIKKGNSAVTRWLIKWMGLPDHDATLKDAASILDRFPDFNA, encoded by the coding sequence ATGCGCCACTACGCCAACAAACAGCACTCGGAGCGTGAGTTCCAAGTGGGCGATTGGGTCTTCCTTTGCTTACAGCCTTACCGCCAATCCTCTGTCCATCACACCAATTGTCTCAAACTGGCACCCCAATTCTACGGGCCTTCCCAGGTCCTCGCTCGCGTAGGGAAGGTTGCATACACCTTGGACTTGCCACCTGGTTCCCGCATCCACCCCACGTTTCACATCTCGTTTCTCAAGCCAAAACTCGGCTCCAACGTGGCTGCGTCGACTGCGCTTCCACCTCTGTCTGATACGGGGCTGGTGACCTGGACTCCGGAGAAGGTTTTGCAGCGTGGCATGATCAAGAAAGGTAACTCGGCTGTCACACGTTGGCTTATCAAATGGATGGGCCTTCCCGACCATGATGCTACCTTGAAGGATGCTGCCTCCATTCTCGACCGCTTCCCAGATTTCAATGCTTGA